The Micromonospora siamensis genome contains the following window.
CCGGCAGGTCGAGCACCGGTACCAACGCAAGGTGAGCTGGGGTGTCAGGTGCGGTGACACCGAGCAGTTGTTCTCCCACCTCGCGGCGCCGGTGATGACCCGGCTCCGTCAGCCGGAACGCCAGATCCTCGACACCCTGGTCGACGCGGGCGTCGCCCGCTCCCGGTCGGAGGCACTCGCCTGGTGCGTCCGACTCGTCGGCCGGCACACCGACGACTGGCTGGATCAGCTCCGACAGGCCCTCTCCGCAGTGGACGAGCTTCGTCGACAGGGCCCGGACGGCACCTGACGAAGCGGCCCGGTCGACCGGGGTCCGGCCCTCCCGAGGCCGGATCCGCAACCCGGAACGCCTCGCCCGGGCCCGACAGGGGCCCGGGCGAGGCGCACCGGACGGACCGCCACGTCCCCCTCATCCGCGTCGGTCGACGTCGACGATCAGGGCCGGTGGAACCCGGTCAGTTCGGTGCCGAACTCCACCTGCGGCTCGTTGATCAGCAGCTGTGCGGCTCGGGCGAGGAAGGTGACGAGCGTGGCCACCCAGGGGCTGCGCCGGCGGGGCAGCACCCGGCCGAGCGGCCGGGGCAGCAGTCCGTCGCTGGCCATCCCGTACGTCAGGCGGCTGGTCATGATCGAGGTGAGCAGCGCGCCGCTGGCCACGGCGATGAGCGCGACCAGGCTGAAGACCCAGTCCGGCACGCCGACGTCGGCCACCCGCACCACCTCGAGCAGCGGCCCGGACGATTCCGTGAGTTGCCGGGTCGGCACGGCCGCGGACACCGCGAGACCGACCAGCACGTAGACGACACCGGCGGTGAGCAGACCACCGAACAGGGCGCGGGGATAGTTCCGCGCCGGATTCACCGTCTCCTCGGCGACGTTCGCCGACGTCTCGAACCCGACGAAGGCGGAGTATCGGAAGGCGCGCGCCCAGTCCGAGGACTCGAAGTACGACGACATCCGCACCCACGGCACCGCGATGCGCGACATCGCGTTCGCCATCTCCAGCGCTGAGCCGGAACAGCGGACCCTCGCGTTCGCCAAGATCAAGGACCTCCGCACGCACATCGAAGGGCTGAAGACTGCCTGCGCCGCGCAGGGCGTCGAACTGGGCATCGACACCGGCAACTGACCGCCTTCCCCACCGGCCCGGTGCCGGAAGGCGGTGTGACCTGCGGTCGGGCCGGCGCGATATGGTCCGAAGTCCCGGCCCGGCCGGTCACGGGCGGGACGGGCAGGCGCGACGCGGCTCACCGCACCCGCCCGGATTCGGCGAGCCGAACAGGGGGTACCGGGTGCGGGTGTCTCATACCGGTAACTACGACCATGGCGCCGGCACACCCGGCTACGGCGGTCAGCCCGCCGGGGCGGCGGCGAAACCGCGCAAGCGGCGCCGGCTGCCCGTCGTGCTGGCGGTGCTGGCGCTGCTGCTCGGCTCCGGACTGCTCGCCGGCACCTACTACGTCGACAGCGTGCCCACCCCGACGGATCTGAAACTGCCGGAGTCGACCACCGTCTACTACGGCGACGGTAAGACCCCGATGGCGACGTTGGGGGCGGAGAACCGGACGATCGTGCCGTACGACCAGATGAACGACTCCGCCAAGGAGGCGATCGTCGCCGCGGAGGACCGGACGTTCTGGAAGAACCAGGGCATCGACTTCTCCGGGGTGCTCCGCGCCGCCTGGTCGAACGTGACCGGCGGCCAGCGGCAGGGCGCGTCGACCATCACCCAGCAGTACGCCCGGGTCGCCGCGGATCTCAAGGGCGTCACGTACTCCCGGAAGCTGCGGGAGGCGGTGGTCGCCTGGAAGCTCGACGACAAGTACTCCAAGGAGGAGATCCTCGGGTTCTACCTGAACACGGTGCCGTTCGGGCGGGGCGCGTACGGGATCGAGGCCGCCGCGCAGGCGTACTTCGGCAAGACGGTGCGCACGGACGCGCCCGCCGCCCGGCAGCTGACCGTGTCGGAGGCGATGGTGCTCTGCGCGATGGTCAAGCAGCCCGAGGCGAACCCGGACGACCCGCAGGGCCAGCCGGGCTACGACCCGGCACGCGGGCCGAAGGCCAAGCAGAACTCGATGGACCGGTGGGGATACATCCGCGACGGCATGGTCAAGCTCGGCTACCTCAGCCCGCAGGAGGCGGCGGATCTGGCGTACCCGAGCTCGGTGAAGCCGATCGACCGCAAGGCCCGGCAGTCCGACGCCGGCCGACCCACCGGCCTGGTGGTCAAGCACGTGCTCAGCGAGCTGCGGCAGACCCCGCAGTTCAAGGACAAGCCGGCCGACTACATCCGCGATGGCGGCTTCAAGATCGTCACGACGATCGACAAGCGGGTCCAGACCGCCGCCGAGAACGCCGCCGACATCCGCCGGGACACCGCACCGGAGCAGGTCCGCGGCCAGCCGAAGAACTGGCAGGCCGCGCTGGTCTCCGTCGAGCCCGGCACCGGTCGGGTGCTCGGCTACTACGGCGGCAACGACGGCGAGGGCGCCGACTACGCC
Protein-coding sequences here:
- a CDS encoding APC family permease; the encoded protein is MSRIAVPWVRMSSYFESSDWARAFRYSAFVGFETSANVAEETVNPARNYPRALFGGLLTAGVVYVLVGLAVSAAVPTRQLTESSGPLLEVVRVADVGVPDWVFSLVALIAVASGALLTSIMTSRLTYGMASDGLLPRPLGRVLPRRRSPWVATLVTFLARAAQLLINEPQVEFGTELTGFHRP
- a CDS encoding transglycosylase domain-containing protein, with protein sequence MSHTGNYDHGAGTPGYGGQPAGAAAKPRKRRRLPVVLAVLALLLGSGLLAGTYYVDSVPTPTDLKLPESTTVYYGDGKTPMATLGAENRTIVPYDQMNDSAKEAIVAAEDRTFWKNQGIDFSGVLRAAWSNVTGGQRQGASTITQQYARVAADLKGVTYSRKLREAVVAWKLDDKYSKEEILGFYLNTVPFGRGAYGIEAAAQAYFGKTVRTDAPAARQLTVSEAMVLCAMVKQPEANPDDPQGQPGYDPARGPKAKQNSMDRWGYIRDGMVKLGYLSPQEAADLAYPSSVKPIDRKARQSDAGRPTGLVVKHVLSELRQTPQFKDKPADYIRDGGFKIVTTIDKRVQTAAENAADIRRDTAPEQVRGQPKNWQAALVSVEPGTGRVLGYYGGNDGEGADYAGWYYDEDGQAVGFGSHPPGSSFKVYDLAAAVENGVSVKKHFDSPETKEFPESGRTKDSAAGPIRNAEKAPCQPDCALWEATVASLNVTYFELTELLGVDKVIDMATKAGVESMWANVKGEKQPKRVDLRGKSGADVAGQFTTEVGLGQYGITVEDHANGMATFAAGGKRAEAHFVRSVTKGDDKLYQEKLETTDIGLDEEAQAQLDWTLRQVRAAKLDNGWDSAGKTGTWQSGQSLTENAHTWMVGWTGALSAAVWLGTTDGKPLRTTDGNNNVFGSAGAAPIWRQFLEQATEAMKLDPDKYRFAEPKFPDDAPPPSRSAPQPKPSTTEPAPSTTSPTPSPRPSSPSPLPSRTSPSPRTTSPSPTREPRPKPSTSRSSSPSPSATTEPTPLLPPPPPQ